A window from Cryptomeria japonica chromosome 1, Sugi_1.0, whole genome shotgun sequence encodes these proteins:
- the LOC131071667 gene encoding uncharacterized protein LOC131071667 codes for MASSMMIKIAVIAFTSVFSLQCVLGALTCEELPVQVCAFSVSSSGARCVLEKSILRDGGAQYQCLTSEVMAENINEWIETEVCLNKCGLDRMAVGMSSDGLMEYSFTSKLCSPQCYNTCHNIVNLYFNLAAGEGVYLPRLCQAHRSGSRRMVQEVLNGKQSSITAESFEFASAPSASSSTMDITTAIPAASPVP; via the exons ATGGCTTCATCCATGATGATTAAGATCGCAGTCATTGCCTTTACATCAGTTTTCAGCCTGCAATGTGTTCTGG GTGCCCTTACTTGCGAGGAGTTGCCTGTGCAGGTGTGTGCATTTTCTGTTTCATCGTCAGGAGCACGTTGTGTTCTTGAGAAATCTATCTTGAGAGACGGCGGTGCCCAATACCAGTGTCTG ACATCAGAGGTGATGGCAGAAAACATAAATGAATGGATTGAAACGGAGGTATGTTTGAATAAGTGTGGGCTTGACAGAATGGCAGTGGGAATGTCCAGTGATGGTCTAATGGAATATAGTTTTACCAGCAAGCTGTGCTCTCCACAGTGTTATAACACTTGCCACAATATTGTGAATCTCTATTTCAATCTTGCTGCTGGAGAAG GTGTATACTTGCCTCGGCTGTGCCAAGCTCACAGAAGTGGGTCCCGGCGCATGGTGCAAGAAGTTTTGAATGGAAAACAGTCAAGTATTACAGCCGAATCATTCGAATTCGCTTCTGCTCCTTCTGCTTCTTCTTCAACTATGGACATCACAACTGCCATTCCTGCGGCTTCTCCAGTTCCATAG